In the Streptomyces cinnamoneus genome, GCACCAGGCGTCGAGATGGTCTCCACCGTCCCCAAGGGCGGCCAGTGCGTCGACAACGGCACCAGCTTCTCCGCCCCGTACGTGGCCGGGGTCGCCGCCCTCCTGCGCGCCAAGCACCCCGACTGGAAGCAGCACCAGATCGTCGCCCAGATCGAGCAGACCGCCGAGCGCCCGGGCAACGCCCACGACCGCTACATCGGCTGGGGCGTCGTCGACCCCGTACGCGCCCTCACCGAGGACGACCACCCCATCGACGCGGTCACCGTCGACAAGAACCCGGCACGCGACGTACGGCCCCCCACCCTGCCCGCCCTCGCCCTGGGCGAGACCCCCCAGGAGCGAAAGGAACGCCTGGCCACCTACGCCCTGGGCGGCGGCGGAGTCCTCGTCGCCCTCATCGCGGGCGTGGCCGTCGTCATCCGTGACCGCAAGCGCCGGTCTGCTTGAGGCATCCCGCCCCGGCGGCGCACCGGCACCGGCACGAAGGCACGGCCGGCACGGTACGGCCGGCATGAAGGCACGAAGGAAAGCATGAGTCAGCCATCACCCCGGCCACCGCACGGTGCGCCGCGTCCGCCCCAGGTCTGGGACACCAGCTTTCACCAGCACCGCACGGCACCGCCCGGCTTCGGGCCGGCCCCCCAGGCGTTCACCCAGCCGGCCGGTTCCTCAGGGGAGGGCGGCGACGGCGGACGGCGCGGACCGCGCCGCAAGGCGCTGGTCATCGGACTCGCCCTGCTGCTGGTGGCCGGTGCGGGCACGGGCGGATGGCTGCTGTGGGGCCGCGACGGCCACCGCCCGGCACCCGCGAAGAAGCCCGCCGCCCGCTCGGTCGACGCGAAGCTGGACTGGATGGCGGAGGTTCCCGACGCGGACAAGGACAGCGTCACCCGCATGTCCAGGCCGTGGTTCGTCAAGAACACCGTGGTGCTGTCCACGAAGAAGGCCGTGACGGCCTACGACGCCGACAGCGGCAAGCCCGGCTGGACCGTGGAGGTCCCCGGCACCGCGTGCAAGGCGTCCCCCGCCGCCAGCGACGGCGTCGCGGCGGTCGTCTACGGGGAGCAGGAGTACCTCTGCGACTCGCTGATGGTCGTGGACGTCGAGCACGGGCGCGTGCTGTGGAAGAAGAAACTGCTCAATGCCAAGGGCCTGAGCGGCCCGCACGACCTGGCCACCCTCACGGTGGACCGCGGCCTCGTAACGGTCGCCGACGTCGGGGGCGACCCGCTCGTCTACGCGGCCGCCGACGGCAAGCAGCAGACCCCCAAGGACTACGGCTGCCAGGAGCGCGGCACCGTGGTCGCGCGTGCACGGCAGCTCACCGTGGTCGAGTGCCAGCTGTTCGGCCGGCAGTTCGTCATGAACGTGGACCAGAAGACGGGCACGGAGAAATGGACCTGGAAGGTCCCGGACGGCCTCGCGGTGCAGAACGTCATCTCCATCGAGCCGGCGGTGCTGGCGATGGGCCGCGAGAACGACACGAGCCCCACGGAGATCGTGAGCCTGGACGACAAGGGCCGTCTGAAGACCCTGGTGGCCGTCTCCTCCGGCCCGTACGAAGTCCAGGACTGTTACAAGAACGACTGGCTGACCTGCCGCAAGGTGGTCGTCGACGGTGACACCGCCTATCTCGCCACGCACAACGAGCGGGTGACCGACGACGGCGCCAGCCCCAACGCGATCGTCGCGGTCGACCTGAACACCGGCAAGCAGCGCTGGAACGTTCCGCTGGGCGGCACCCGCGGCAACCGGCCGCTGACCATGGAGGACGGCAAGCTCCTCGTCTACCAGCAGGCGACCAGGGACGAGAGCGGGAAGCTGCTCGCCCTCGACCCGGCCGACGGCAGCTCCAGCGTCTACATGAAACTGCCGCAGGAGTCCGCGGAACGGGAACTGGCCCTGGCGCGCTTCGGATCGGCGTACTTCCACGACGGCCGCTTCTACCTGGTCACGGATCAGGGCATGTCCGACAAGGCCATGATGATGGCCTTTCGCTGATCCGGGATACGCGACGCGCGAACCGGGTCCGTGAAGACCGGATCCGACCCGACCCCCGGCCGTCCGACGGCCACAGAACACACCGCAGGAGCCAAGCCAGTGTCGCAGTCACCGCACTACGGCTATCCGCCTCAGACGCCCCCGCCGCCGGTGACGTCGAGCTTCACCGCGAGCAGACTGTCCTCCGGCGGCGGAAGCGGACGCGGACCGCTGCGCCGGAAGACGGTCCTGGGCGGCCTGGCGCTCGTCCTCCTGCTCGCCGTGGGCGCCTGGGCCGCATGGGCGTTCACCGGCGACGACTCGCCGGGCGCGAAGAAGCCGGCGCAGACGGCGAAGGGGCCCGCGGCCGGATCGGTCGCCTGGATGGCCAAGCCCCGGACGACACCGGAGAAGAAGTTCAACAGCGCGCTGGGCACGTGGTTCACCGACCACCTCGTCGTCAAGGCCGAGCCGGACATGGTCACGGCCTACGACGTCAAGTCCGGCGAGAAGAAGTGGTCCTTCATCCTCACCGGCCCGCTGTGCGCGGCCTCCCGGGAGTCCGAGGGGAACGTCGCGGTCGTCGCCACGATGTTCGGCGGGCACTGCATCGACCTCAAGGCATTCGATCTGCGCGACGGCCACCGGACGTGGGACGAACTGGTCCTCGCCGACTCGGGTCTGGGTGACACCCTCAGCCCTGAGAAGTGGGGCAAGTCCGAACCCCGGATCGCCCTGCACGAAGGCCACGTCTACATGACCTGGAACACCGGTGAGCAGACCCGCCGCCTTTCCGACGGAAAGCGCGTGGACGAGCAGAAGCACGACGCCTGCGAATGGGTCGACGCGGCGGGCGGCGCACAGCTGATCTCCATCACCTACTGCGGCGAGAAGGAGATCCAGATCCGTTCGCTCGATCCCGGGAAGCTGGGCAAGCCGCGGTGGAGCACGGCGATGCCGCGCAACGACGGGTTCCTCTCCATCGTCTCGACGCGGCCGCTGGTCCTCTCGCAGTCGCCCGGCAAGAACAGCGCGGACGACCAGTTCGACTTCGTCACGCTGGACCCGGCCACGGGCAAGGAGAAGGCGCGCATCGCCTACAACCGCAACTGGCGGCTGGGCGACTGCTTCCTCGTGACGTCCGGCTGCACGGGAGCACTGGTCGACCAGGACAGCCTGTACGTGGCGGGCCAGGGCCTGACCTACGCCTACGACCTGACGGGCGGCAAGGAACGCTGGACGTACAAGGGCGACGCCAACCGCAGCACCGCGCCGGTGGCCGTCCACGACGGCCGGCTCGCCGTCTACACTCCCGCCACCTCGGACCGTCCCGGCAGGCTGGCCTACGTCGCCACGTCCAGCGGCAAGGCACTGCGCACGGTCGACCACTCCAACGATGCCCGGGACCGCAAGAACGAGGCCGTCATGGGCAGGATCGCGGGGTTCCCGCGCCTGGTGGACGAGCGCCTCCTCCTGATCAAGGACGGTGGCCTGGCGGACGAGAACGAGGGCGTGATCCTCGCGATCAGCGCCCCGGAGGGCAAGAACTGAGACGGGCGTGCCGCCGAGGGCGTGTCGCCACGCCCTCCACGACACGCCCGTCCGTGAGGCAGAGTCAGGGTTCGATGTCGAACTCGCCGTCGCGGACCCCGAGGACGAACGCCCGCCACTCCGCCTCGGTGTAGCGCAGCACGGTGTCGTGGTCGGCGGAGGACCGCATGGCGACGGCGCCCCCCGGCAGGTACGCGATCTCGACGCGCTCCTCGGAGGTGTCGCCGGGGGCGCTGAGCCACTCCGCGCCCGAGATGTCCATGGCGTACAGCTCGGCCTTCTCTTGTTCAGTAGCCACTGGCCGGGGCTCCTCAGTCGATGACGGTACGGGTAGCGGACGCCGACGCTAGCAATCCGCGGCGGGTGCGGGGAGGCACTTGCGCAGGTTCGGCCGGCGGGCCGCGGACGGCCCGTCGACGGGGTGATCCGGGGCAACTGGTTGATTAGTGGACCAATGGCCGGGTCACTGTGTATGGCAACTGGGTTGCCTGGTTTGTCGTTTGGAAGCCCTTAGTACGAGTGGATAGAGTGACCGTTGACAACTTCGGTCCGGTGTATAGGACGGCCGCTCGGACGGTCTGTCGCACTACATCCGATTCATGGGGGGAAGGTGCAACATGGGCGACAAATTCAAGCTTGAAGACGACAAGCTCACTAGCCTGGCCAAGGACCTCGGCCACATGCACGACACGCTGGAGGGCCGGATCACCGCTCTCAACGGCGTGATCGACTCCGTCGAGGGTCACTGGAAGGGCATTGCGGCCAATGCCTACAACGAGCTGCAGCGCCAGGTGAACGACGACGTCCGTCGCCTGAAGGAGCTGCTGTCCTTCACCAAGGACGCCATCGTGGCGAGCGACAAGGGCTTCACCCAGGAGGAGCACAACCAGCTCAACAACTTCAAGGGTGTCGCCTCCGCCGGCATCCTGGGCCGCTTCTCGGGTTAGTCCCACTCGTTCGATTTCGCGTCAGGAGACAGCGTCATGGAGATTACCTACTCCGGTGTCATCGAGGCCGCGGGCCAGGTCAAGAGCACCGCGGACACCATTCACACCCAGCTGCAGGACCTCAACGCCCGCGTCCTGGAAGCCGTCTCCCACTGGGACGGTGAAACGCGCCAGGCGTTCCACGAGCGTCACCGCAACTGGGACAACAACGTCGACCACATGCACAACACGCTGCTCGACATTGCGAAGGCCATGAAGCAGGCCGCCCATGACTACAAGGCCAACGACAAGGCGCAGGCCGGTCGCTTCTGAGACCGGTCCGGCCGGTTGGTCAGGACAAGAACGGCGCATTGCCGCACGTGGGTGTGGGACGCGGGCTCCGGCTTCCGTGGCCCGCACCCACATCTGTTGCGTCAGGCGCGAGAGCACTAGGGGAGGTGCTTGATGGGATCCGGAACGCCGGACCTGAATGCTCCCAGCGAGTCGCTGGAGGACTTCAAGAGGCGGGTCGACAGGCTGCTCGAGAAGCTGGACGGCTCGGCGGCTTCACACACGAAGATCGCCGACCAGAAGGTGAAGGGCGGCGCCTACGGCAACTTCGCCGAGGCGCAGGCCCTGGCGTCGGCGTACGACACGGTGCACGCGCAGCTGGAAGTGCTTTCGCGGGCACTGGGTGACCGCCTTTCGGCGATGGGGATCGCCGTGTCCGCGGCGGACAAGGGGTACCGGCACGTCGACGGTGAGCAGGCCAGGCAGCTGGCCGCCATCCAGAAGCGGGGCGACGAGTACTGGGAGCAGCAGAAGAAGTGGGGCGACAACCTCACGAAGCAGCCCAAGACTGAGCACCAGGACAAGGGCGGCGGAGCTGAGCACCAGGACAAGGGCGGGCCTTCGTCCGGCGGAACCACGGCGGACTGATCGGAGTTTGGAAGAACGGGGTAGGGAAGATGGCCAATTCTGGGCCCACGAACTTTGAGCACATGTCGGTCGAGGTCATGATGGCCTGCATCCAAGGTGCCGACGGCGACGAGCTCATCCACAAGGGCCAGGCACTGATGGACGCGAAGGACGAGATCGAGCGGATCGGCAACGATCTCAAGGGTCACGTCACCAGGACGACCTGGGACGGCGAGGGCGGTACGGCCTTCCACGAGTGGGGGGACGACTTCGCGAAGCAGGTCCTGAAGCTCGCCAACTTCTCCGGTGTCGCCGGGAAGTACATGCGTCAGGCCGGCTCGGACCTGAAGACCGCGATCAAGGCGTTGCCGCCCATTCCCGAGGGCACGATGGGTCAGTGCTTCGCTGACGCCGACAAGGAAAAGGCGCGGGTAGAGGCCCTCGACAAGGTGCGCGGCCAGGTCGCCGAACAGATGCAGAGGATCGCCTCCTCGTACCGGGCGTCGACATGGGAGATCAAGGGCGCGGAGCTGCCTCGGCTTCCGGGGCCGCCGGACACGATCATGCCGATCAGTTCCGACTCGGAGGCCTACGGGGCCTCGGGCGGCCGTTCCGGTGGGACTTCCGGCGGAGCCTACGGCGGAGCAGTGTCTACGCCGAGCCATGGCTCGTTCGGTGGATCTGCCTCGTCTGGTGGCCACGGCACGGTGTCTGCCGGGCATCAGAGCGTGGACTCCCCCTCGGGGACGGGGTCGGTGAACGTTCCGTCTTCTCCGGGGCACATCGATCGTGTTCCTCTGCCGGACAACATCGGCACGAACATCGATGGCACGACAACGCCTACGGCACCTCCCGTTCCTTCCAACGTCGGCACGCTCCCGCCGCCCACCAGCGCGGGGCCCGGCGGAACGCCTCCCCTCGTGACGCCTCCCATGGGACCGATGACCCCGAATCTCGGTGGCGGTCCCCGCACCGTAGGCGGCGGCGCTACTCGGATGCCCCCCACCGCTGGTGGTACGGGCAAGTTCGGTACCGGGCCCATCAGCGGCTCGATTCGTCCCAACATTCCGCGAGCCGATACGGGCATCATCGGCGGCATGCCGTCGCACGGTCAGCCGGGTGCGCCCGGTGCGCGAGGAGTGCCCCGGGGGACGGTCATCGGTGGCGAGTCGCAGCCGACAGGTCGCGGAATGGCAGGCGGAGGAATGCCGGGCGGCGGTATGCGTTCGGGTGCCGGTGGCTCCGGCTACGCAGGCGGTACCCGCAGGCTGGTCTCGGAACCCGGTGGCGTCGTGGGGGGCCCGCGTGGCTCGCAGGGCGCGCGCAGGGACTTCACGCCGGGTGGTGCCGGGCTGGTTCGCGACAAGGGCACCTCGACCGGTAACGGTGGCCTTGTGGGCGGTCCGCCCCGCGCTGGCCAGCGCTCATCGGACCAGCAGCGTGACGGCGCCGGCGTTCCGGACTACTTGACCGAGGACGAGGAAACCTGGTCGACGGGAGGGCACAACGCCGTCCCGCCGGTGATCGAGTAGAAGTGCCCCCGCAGTTGCGGTAGTCGGTGGCGAGCGAAGAACGAGTGGATGACATTGAAGTCAACGGTCAAGCAGATGCGTAGGCGAGGGCTGGCTGTGATGTCCGTTCTCGGTTCTTTGCTCGCCATCGGCGGTGGAGTGGCGCCACCCGCGCTCGCGGACACCATGCGCGAACGCCAGTGGTACCTGGACAAGATGCAGGCCGAGCAGATGTGGAAGGTCAGCACCGGTACAGGCATCACTGTCGCGGTTGTGGACACCGGGGCCAAACCCTCCCAACCGGAACTGGCTGGCAAGCTTCTTCCGGGTAAGACCTTTGGCGGGCACGGCTCAGACGACGGCAGTGAAGACACTGCCGGCCATGGAACCGCGATGGCATCCCTGATTGCGGGGAACGGAGCAGGTGGCCAAGGCGTCAAGGGCCTTGCCCCAGGTGCCAAAATCTTGCCTGTGAGGGTTTGGGGTGAAACCTTTAACGAACAGGCAGAGAGCGTAGCGTCCACCGCTAAAGGGATCCGCTATGCCGCTGATAGCGAAGCGCGAATCATCAGCATCTCTATGAGTGTTGGTGAGCATACGCTCCTGGACTACCAGCGCACTGAAATGCAGAACGCCATCGACTATGCAATCAAGCGCGGGAAGTTGATCTTCGCGGGATCGGGTAACAAGGGAGACGAAGTCAATCTCCCGGAATATCCGGCAGCGGCTCCCGGCGTGGCCGCGGTCGGTGCGCTCGACAAGAGTTTCAGCCGCACCAAGTTCTCGGGGTACGGTCCGCACATCGCTTTCGGCGCTCCCGGGGACGAAATCCCCATCCCCTGCGACAAGGGCGACACCGGCTACTGCCGTAGCAACGGCACCAGCCAAGCCACCGCCCTAGCCTCCGCCTCAGCCGCCCTCGTCTGGTCCATGCACCCCGACTGGAACGGCAATCAGGTCCTCCGCGTCCTGATGGACACCGCCGGCCGTCCCACCACCGGCAAGCTGCCTAGCGATTACGTCGGCTGGGGTTCCATCCGGCCGCGCATCGCCGTACTCGAAGGCAAGGGCGATCCCGGTCCCGCCGACGTCAATCCCCTCGTGGCCGCCAAGGCGGCGGCCGAGTCCAAGTCGCCGGCCCCGTCGGACAAGTCGGCGGCCCCCAGCCACGCCCCCGCGCTCGCCGGCACCAAGGGGAAGGCGTCGGACGGCAAGGGCGGCGGCAGCCTGATCCCCTGGGCGATCGGTGGCGTCGTGGCCGCAGTGGGCGTGGGCGTGGGCCTGAACGTGTGGCTCCGGCGCAAGGCCGCGGCCCGGGCGCAGGCAGCCGATCCCGTCACCCCCACCTTCCACACCAACATCCCGTACGGCGCCCCGCCGCCCCCGGACGCGCCGCCCTTCCACGCCCCGCACGCCCCCCAACCCCCGCACAGCGGACCCACCCCCGGCGGCGGCCACTGAGCCGGCAGCTGCGCGCGGGGCGGAACGGTCAGAACACCGGCAGCGCCACCAGCGTCTTCTCGCACACCACGAAGACGCGGTTGCCGGCCCCCGCCAGGCGCCACAGGGCGCTCGC is a window encoding:
- a CDS encoding PQQ-binding-like beta-propeller repeat protein, with the protein product MSQPSPRPPHGAPRPPQVWDTSFHQHRTAPPGFGPAPQAFTQPAGSSGEGGDGGRRGPRRKALVIGLALLLVAGAGTGGWLLWGRDGHRPAPAKKPAARSVDAKLDWMAEVPDADKDSVTRMSRPWFVKNTVVLSTKKAVTAYDADSGKPGWTVEVPGTACKASPAASDGVAAVVYGEQEYLCDSLMVVDVEHGRVLWKKKLLNAKGLSGPHDLATLTVDRGLVTVADVGGDPLVYAAADGKQQTPKDYGCQERGTVVARARQLTVVECQLFGRQFVMNVDQKTGTEKWTWKVPDGLAVQNVISIEPAVLAMGRENDTSPTEIVSLDDKGRLKTLVAVSSGPYEVQDCYKNDWLTCRKVVVDGDTAYLATHNERVTDDGASPNAIVAVDLNTGKQRWNVPLGGTRGNRPLTMEDGKLLVYQQATRDESGKLLALDPADGSSSVYMKLPQESAERELALARFGSAYFHDGRFYLVTDQGMSDKAMMMAFR
- a CDS encoding PQQ-binding-like beta-propeller repeat protein codes for the protein MSQSPHYGYPPQTPPPPVTSSFTASRLSSGGGSGRGPLRRKTVLGGLALVLLLAVGAWAAWAFTGDDSPGAKKPAQTAKGPAAGSVAWMAKPRTTPEKKFNSALGTWFTDHLVVKAEPDMVTAYDVKSGEKKWSFILTGPLCAASRESEGNVAVVATMFGGHCIDLKAFDLRDGHRTWDELVLADSGLGDTLSPEKWGKSEPRIALHEGHVYMTWNTGEQTRRLSDGKRVDEQKHDACEWVDAAGGAQLISITYCGEKEIQIRSLDPGKLGKPRWSTAMPRNDGFLSIVSTRPLVLSQSPGKNSADDQFDFVTLDPATGKEKARIAYNRNWRLGDCFLVTSGCTGALVDQDSLYVAGQGLTYAYDLTGGKERWTYKGDANRSTAPVAVHDGRLAVYTPATSDRPGRLAYVATSSGKALRTVDHSNDARDRKNEAVMGRIAGFPRLVDERLLLIKDGGLADENEGVILAISAPEGKN
- a CDS encoding DUF397 domain-containing protein, whose translation is MATEQEKAELYAMDISGAEWLSAPGDTSEERVEIAYLPGGAVAMRSSADHDTVLRYTEAEWRAFVLGVRDGEFDIEP
- a CDS encoding WXG100 family type VII secretion target, with translation MGDKFKLEDDKLTSLAKDLGHMHDTLEGRITALNGVIDSVEGHWKGIAANAYNELQRQVNDDVRRLKELLSFTKDAIVASDKGFTQEEHNQLNNFKGVASAGILGRFSG
- a CDS encoding WXG100 family type VII secretion target, with protein sequence MEITYSGVIEAAGQVKSTADTIHTQLQDLNARVLEAVSHWDGETRQAFHERHRNWDNNVDHMHNTLLDIAKAMKQAAHDYKANDKAQAGRF
- a CDS encoding DUF2563 family protein: MGSGTPDLNAPSESLEDFKRRVDRLLEKLDGSAASHTKIADQKVKGGAYGNFAEAQALASAYDTVHAQLEVLSRALGDRLSAMGIAVSAADKGYRHVDGEQARQLAAIQKRGDEYWEQQKKWGDNLTKQPKTEHQDKGGGAEHQDKGGPSSGGTTAD
- a CDS encoding WXG100 family type VII secretion target, translated to MSVEVMMACIQGADGDELIHKGQALMDAKDEIERIGNDLKGHVTRTTWDGEGGTAFHEWGDDFAKQVLKLANFSGVAGKYMRQAGSDLKTAIKALPPIPEGTMGQCFADADKEKARVEALDKVRGQVAEQMQRIASSYRASTWEIKGAELPRLPGPPDTIMPISSDSEAYGASGGRSGGTSGGAYGGAVSTPSHGSFGGSASSGGHGTVSAGHQSVDSPSGTGSVNVPSSPGHIDRVPLPDNIGTNIDGTTTPTAPPVPSNVGTLPPPTSAGPGGTPPLVTPPMGPMTPNLGGGPRTVGGGATRMPPTAGGTGKFGTGPISGSIRPNIPRADTGIIGGMPSHGQPGAPGARGVPRGTVIGGESQPTGRGMAGGGMPGGGMRSGAGGSGYAGGTRRLVSEPGGVVGGPRGSQGARRDFTPGGAGLVRDKGTSTGNGGLVGGPPRAGQRSSDQQRDGAGVPDYLTEDEETWSTGGHNAVPPVIE
- a CDS encoding S8 family serine peptidase, giving the protein MSVLGSLLAIGGGVAPPALADTMRERQWYLDKMQAEQMWKVSTGTGITVAVVDTGAKPSQPELAGKLLPGKTFGGHGSDDGSEDTAGHGTAMASLIAGNGAGGQGVKGLAPGAKILPVRVWGETFNEQAESVASTAKGIRYAADSEARIISISMSVGEHTLLDYQRTEMQNAIDYAIKRGKLIFAGSGNKGDEVNLPEYPAAAPGVAAVGALDKSFSRTKFSGYGPHIAFGAPGDEIPIPCDKGDTGYCRSNGTSQATALASASAALVWSMHPDWNGNQVLRVLMDTAGRPTTGKLPSDYVGWGSIRPRIAVLEGKGDPGPADVNPLVAAKAAAESKSPAPSDKSAAPSHAPALAGTKGKASDGKGGGSLIPWAIGGVVAAVGVGVGLNVWLRRKAAARAQAADPVTPTFHTNIPYGAPPPPDAPPFHAPHAPQPPHSGPTPGGGH